GTTAGAGGGGAGCAAGGGGATCAGGGGGGGATGGTGGCGTGGATACAGTGCAGCGGTCCGTGTCCCATCTCGTTCTATAGGcctgcagcggcggccTGACTGCGTCAAGTCTTCCTCACGCTCTacgcgtgcgtgcgcacagACGCAGGTGCATCGGCCAACTTCTACGGGGCGAAAATGAGCAATGACTAAACAATGGTCAGCCTCGCGTAAAGCCGAAGCAtgcctcgagcgtggcgCCCGGGACATTTTCTTACCAACATGACCTGGGAAGTCCGTTTTAGCAACTCGCGCCAGCTGCCCTACTTCTACAACCCCGACACGCAGGTGTCGATGTGGGAGCTGCCCGATGGCATGACGGAGGAGCAGGCTCGCCGGCTCCCGGGCGgccagctgctcggcgaggcgcagcccGACCAGCCGCTCCCGGCACaggagcaggtgcgcgcgagccacCTGCTGGTCAAGCACAAGGACAGCCGCCGTCCCAGCAGCTGGAAGGAGGCCAACATCACGCGCACCAAGGAGGAGGCCGCGGACATTCTCAGGCAGcaccaggcggcgctcggcccgAACCCCACGCCCGAGCAGTTTAGCCAGCTCGCGTCGCAGCACTCGTACGTACCAAGAAACTCACCCCAGCGACTGCTCGTCTgcgcgctcgggcggcgacCTCGGTCCCTTTGGCCGCGGCCAGATGCAGGCACCGTTTGAGAAGGCGGCGTTTGCGCTCCCCATTGGTGGTCTCAGCGACATTGTCGAGACCGACAGCGGCCTGCACCTCATCCAGCGCACCGGTTAAGTAGTAGTCAAGGATCTCTCGCTTGCGTTCGTCTGTGCCCTCCGCCACTTGCTCCGTGCACTGTCCCGTTGTCCGTGCACACTCCACGCAGAGTCACGTGATGTGCGCATGCCTATGCACTTCCGCGCGCGTTGCCACTGGCGCAGCCGGCCCGCTAGATTTTCACTCcaccggcgcagcgcaggtTCGCGTTCGCCCCCGCCCTGGACCATGTCGAAAGCGTATGCGGTCCCTGGACCGACGCTTCGTCATGAAACGAATGCGACCGTGACTACTGGCTCGAGTGCCGTGAGCTTTGTGCCTACAGACCAGGTGCAGACCGCGGTGAGCAACTATGGCGACTACATTGTGATTGATACTCTGGTCCCTCCCAGCCGCTACCTGCCTCCCACGCTGTCCGTGGCCAAGCTTGCGGGCCAGATCCAGACGGACCTGGTGAGTGAGCTGaaccgcctcgggctcggcatgggctcgcgcgtcgcgtccatCGCGCATCCCCGCAGCAAGGAAGTCGAGGCAGAGCAGTTTGTGCGCACCCCGTCCGGCGACCTGATCGACCCCGCGCTGAGCTCGACGGGCCACCCCGGCgactcgcgccgcgcgcgcctcggcgtgcgctcgctgcgcggcgagccgctccTGACCTACTtcccgccgcccgccgcggccgagccgacgtcggtcggcggccaAGTGACGACGTGCCCGTGCGTGTGCTGCCGGTCGCactgcgtcggcgcggatcCCCAGACGAAGCGTCTGCCGATCCTCACGCGCTCactcgcggccgacgaggcgggcaACGCGCTGGTctccgcgccgagcgccaaggagctcgcgccgagcacgtcggaGCAcactgcgctcggcgcgccctTCTCCgaggcctcggcgccgcgctcgatcgtgcgcctggtcgacggcaagcgcgaggtgcgcagcgtcgcgccgcacaAGTCGCTTGGCGACCTGCGTACGACGGCCGCGATGCAGCAGCCTGTGCCGGCACtgcacgcgtcgcgccgccaccTCACGCCCCCCTCGCGCAAGGTCGAGACGTGGGACGAGgagccgcggccggcggcgcgcattACCGTGCGCCCGTCGGGTGCCCTGGGCACGGCGCAGATCCCCGTGAgccccgcgccgccgacgcgtgCCGAAAAGGGCATGAGCGtctttgcgccgctgcagctgtCGCAGGACCTCGAGTCGCAGCTTGTGCTTGACGAGAGCTACACGCAGAACCATATTTCGCCGCCGCGGGGCGTGCacacgacgccgccgctgtCGAGCCCGTCGTCAtacgcctcgtcgcggtaCTACCGCGAGACGGACTCGTCGCCCGGCAGTGCGTACTCGGTGGACCccagctcgacgccgatTGCGGCGCGGTACagccgctcgacgtcgaACCTCCGCCAAAAGGCGGCCAAGGACCGCGAGCTTCCTCCCCTGCCCCcgatgccgacgacgaTCCCCGCGCCGATCCAGCCGATCCAGCCGACGTGGGCGCAGCGGTCACAGCCTGCGCAGACGCCCGTcaaggcgccggcgcactcgacgccgcccgtGCAGTACGAGGCGACGATGGGCAACTTTGGATACGAGCCCTCGGGCACGTCGCAGGGCACGCGTGTGCGTGTCATTGCCGGCAACTCGCCCCTGAACCGGAATGTGGTGCGCGAACGTGCATAGTATAGTAGATAGATACCTAATTTGTGTGCCAGGAACAGGCCATGGCGGGAGCGGTGACTTTTGTGTCACGTCGCACTACGTTCATCTACTTGTACACGCTCTGGTACGTCTTGCCCTTGTTGGGGCGCGGCAGCAGGTTGCCGTGCGACTCGACGCCCTCGATGCGGTGCGTCGCGTTGAGGTTCTTGGTCACGGTGATCTGGaacacgctcgagccgccCTCGCGGGCGATGATGATCGAGCTCGAGAGGAAAAAGAGCCAGATGCGCCACATCTTTTCGCCGTACTTGGCCTTGACCTTGGCCTCGTTCTTGATCCAGTTCTTGAGCCAGCGGTCGATCGTCGCAGAGTAGTGCACGCCCGCAACGTCGCACGAGCGCACCTCGAAGCCCGCATTCTCCAGCTTGTTGATCACCCAGTTCAGCGGGCACGAGGCGTCCGCGCCGGGGAAGATGTACTTGTTCATAAACAGGCCCCAGATCAGGTCCCAGTACTGCCACCTGGGGCGCAGGCCCGCGACCTGGAACACAAACACaccgtcgtcgtccagcaGATTGTACACATTGTCGAGGAACTTGGAGTAGTGGCGGAtgccgacgtgctcggccatctcgagcgagacgaTCTTGTTGTAGTGGCCCTCCTTGACCGGGATGTCGCGGTAGTCGAGGCACAGCACACGCGCCTGGTCGCTCGACAGGCCGTTGgcagcgatgcgctcgttgCCAAACTCGGCCTGGTGGCGCGCGAGGGTCACCGCGGTGACGTCCGCACCGTAGTTCTTCGCGGCAaacgcggcgagcgtgccccAGCCGCAGCCaatgtcgagcacgcggtcgCCCTTCTTCAGGTCGAGCTTCGAGCAGACGAGCTCCAGCTTGTTgtcctgcagctgctcgagcgactcCTCCTTGTGGATGTCGGAGATGATGCCCGAGGTGTAGATCATCTGGGGGCCGAGGAACCACTCGTGGAAGTCGTTGCCCCTGTCGTAGTTGTCGCGGAtctgctcctcgtcctggcGCGAGGAGTGCAGCAGCACATCGGGAAGCATGCTGAACAGCACGTACTTGAACAGGTTCGGCGTAAAGTGCATCGCCGCCCAGTCCCAGCGGTACTCGAGCACCTCCCAGAGGTCGCCCTTGACGTCAATCTTTTGGTCAAAGTACGCCTCGTAAAAGATCTCCATGGGGATCTTGCGGTGGCCCGAGTactgcttgcgcagcacagGGTCCTTAATGTCCAGGTAGTACTCGATCGGGCGGTTCGGCAGCTCGACCTTTTCGTTGACGCGGGGGCCGTACATGCTCATCAGCGTCCAGTACAGGATGGCAAACGGCACACCAAGCAGCGCAACAAGGAACAGGTACGAGGTCCAGCCGAACCACCTGGCCTTCACAAAGGGAAtcaggcgcaggagcaccGCAGGGCCGAAGAAAatgagcagcgcaagctgcaCGTTGCTAAACGTGCCGTTGCCTTCACAGGGCAGCAGCGCGTTGCGGATCGCAGGGTAGTTCGTCAGGCGCACCTTGCCACCAGGCGCGTACTTCACTCCGTCCGCACGGGTCGGGGGGGgggcggcgcccgcggggagcgtgctcgccgcaggcgtgttcgcgaccggcgcatcggGGGCAGGCGTGCTCGCAGCAACGGCACTGGCCGAGGGCGCAGCAGTACTTTGGCCAAAGGCCTGCGCACCAAGGTTCAtcgcagccgcggcgctcggcgcgtcaCTCGCATCCACTTTCGCGTCCATCGTGTGAGAAGAGCCGGGCCGGGCGCCCCGCCGGCCGAGCCTCCACGGATGCCGCCGTTTGCAGGCGCGGTGCACGGGCCGGTGCTGACCCTGGTGTttggctcggcggcgaggcagcatgcggcgctcgcgcgcgccgagtgctTCTACGAGTCGGAAAAGCATGCGAATACCTACCTGAacctcgaggaggcgcgcgacgcacgcatcTGCAAAGGGTACGAGGCGTTTAATCTGCCCACGAGCGCCATCGACGCGTggctcgcggcgatgcacgccgccgaaggCGCGCAGGACGTCGAAGAGGGGCCGTGGTACCAGGGGCTGTGCACGcccgaggagcaggaggTGCTCGCGTACCTCGACACGCTTGCGCCACGGCCGACGtacctcgtcgcggcgctcgtgcagagcgccgaggtggcccttgcgcacgagcgcctgcatgCGCTCTACCATCTCTCGGCGCCAtaccgcacgctgctggaCACGCTGTGGAACGACCTCTCCCGaccggtgcgcgccgcgatcgaGTACGACCTCAAGATGCGGGGGTACAAGGAGAGCGTGTGgcccgacgagctcggcgcatacctcggcgtgcgtgtcACGCCAGCGACCAAGCGCGGCGATCCGAGCCTCGAGTTTGGAAACAAGTGTGCGGACGAGTGCCgtgacgtgcgccgcgtgctccTCGCCAAGACGCCGGCATTTTGGCGCGAGGACGCTGGcgtggacgaggcggcgctcgagctctcGCCTGCGTttctcgacgcggcgcgcgcggcgctcgtggtcaaggcgcctgcagcgcccaAACCGGCCAAAGGACAGCGCAAGCCGCGAAAAAAGTAGCTACTCGGTAGGGATTACGGGCGTGGCTGGCAGCGACGGCAGCTTGTCTTGGTgcacgatgccgagcgcgtcgctcgccggcggctcctcgcgctcagCACTATGCACCGGCTCGCCATCCAACGGGAGCGTAGACGACGGggacggcgcaggcgcctcgagcaccgcgtcctgcagcgcggggTTGTCGAGCACCGGTGTCGCGCCTGCCTCCTtgtgcgccggcgacggcgacgcgggcaGGTCTAtcggcggctgcggcacCGGGCGCTCTGGGCGTGCCTCTCCTTCGGCGAGCATGCCGGTGGGCGACCCAAactcgctgcgcatcgtgcgcccgtcgacgcgcttgcTGCTCCAGTTGCTCCAGCCGCGTTTCAGTGCGTCTttggcgtcgcgcgcaatcACCTGGCGCCCGTCGCGGTCCATCGAGTCCTGCAGGGTGCGTGCCAAGGTCGtcatgcgcgagcgccgctgcggcgcagtggGGATGTCGCCAAACTCGTCGCTGGTCGCAAAGCGCCGCGGTGGGGGCGCGATCGTCTCTTGGCGGGGCACAATCGTGTcctgccgcggcggcgggggcggGGGCGGGGGCGTCTCTTGATGCTCCGGCACCTcgggcggcacgcgcacgtccgGGCGGATCGGCACCACCGGCACAATCTCGGGGGGCTCGGggacctcgtcgctgctcgcAAGCGACTTGATCGAGTTGGACGCAGACACCGAgctctcgctcggcggcacggacGACGgccccgcctcggcgaATGCGTCGCTCGTGGGCTCTGCCGCGTCGGGGACCGacaggcgccgctcgagctcctcgtctGGGAGCGTGTCCGAGTTGCTGCGCACCATCGggggcgtgtcgagcgtcgcgctgcgcccggtAAGCCACGCACGGTACCGCGACCGTTTCTTGCccggctgcgcctgcgcggcggcgctcgcaagcgacgcggcgctgtggTTGGACAGGAGCGTGCTGAGCCCCTtggcggccgacgtcgaggcgggATCGGAGCGCGTGCTCACCGGCGACTCTTCCTCGAGCCCAGAGAGGGAGGAGAGCGTGCTGAATGTCGACGCCGGGGAGATGGGCATCGGCACCGGGTCCACCTTGAGCTCCGGGGCagcgtcgggcggcgcgctgtgctTTGCGCCCGCCTCTTGCCAGAtaccgccgcggcgcgcctcgtttTGCGTGCTAAAGAACGGCACGCTGTTCATGTGCGGCACGACGAGGTTCTCTGCGACGCTATCCCGCACCTTGCTTTCCAGCATGCCGGTGATGAGCGACCAGCGCACCTTGCGTGCCGACACCACCGGCTCGATCGCAATGTCGAGCTTGGGCATGGTCGTGAAGCCGTACCAGATGCGgttgctcggcggcggcttgaTCTGGAGCAGGAGATTGCCttcgagcgagcgcagcaccACTGCGAG
The Malassezia japonica chromosome 2, complete sequence genome window above contains:
- a CDS encoding uncharacterized protein (TransMembrane:1 (i7-28o); EggNog:ENOG503NVSI; COG:S), which codes for MGWLRDVFLYLVGGVTFLPLCLLCLYIYDLPAEAPLEESHSSPLNEPALTDEERSDAKSLLLQHQAREAERKEPGASHGGQADLSTWLIVKNSWKTLPRKSDVCFAKDGTRLAPSRRNTTAVDQDDEEAPETEAPKAQRSYISYVYRGLRGAASSDSLTDAAEEPMPGGDAGRTDDEYGVYFAILRPPMLYLYNAEDVTRPGTECVAKVCLTNKRISIWDRDVGDVEGDARAASSKPVAPEGTLFTKRNALHISAPGARRGEHWYLMTPRASQLEDWYFALLNATHASGIKTSREAVGDLFSTPDMKTLINTLDDIPDQMALRWLNAMLGRVFLAVAHTRAAEAGVLARLNRRIERMRFPRLLSDVKITSVDLGTAAPTFGRPILKKLTPEGEASMEMAMHYTGNMRIICSATLTIPLGQRFKPYKVSVVLAVVLRSLEGNLLLQIKPPPSNRIWYGFTTMPKLDIAIEPVVSARKVRWSLITGMLESKVRDSVAENLVVPHMNSVPFFSTQNEARRGGIWQEAGAKHSAPPDAAPELKVDPVPMPISPASTFSTLSSLSGLEEESPVSTRSDPASTSAAKGLSTLLSNHSAASLASAAAQAQPGKKRSRYRAWLTGRSATLDTPPMVRSNSDTLPDEELERRLSVPDAAEPTSDAFAEAGPSSVPPSESSVSASNSIKSLASSDEVPEPPEIVPVVPIRPDVRVPPEVPEHQETPPPPPPPPRQDTIVPRQETIAPPPRRFATSDEFGDIPTAPQRRSRMTTLARTLQDSMDRDGRQVIARDAKDALKRGWSNWSSKRVDGRTMRSEFGSPTGMLAEGEARPERPVPQPPIDLPASPSPAHKEAGATPVLDNPALQDAVLEAPAPSPSSTLPLDGEPVHSAEREEPPASDALGIVHQDKLPSLPATPVIPTE
- the pin1 gene encoding peptidylprolyl isomerase (BUSCO:EOG09264PI4; COG:O; EggNog:ENOG503P1QY), translating into MTWEVRFSNSRQLPYFYNPDTQVSMWELPDGMTEEQARRLPGGQLLGEAQPDQPLPAQEQVRASHLLVKHKDSRRPSSWKEANITRTKEEAADILRQHQAALGPNPTPEQFSQLASQHSDCSSARSGGDLGPFGRGQMQAPFEKAAFALPIGGLSDIVETDSGLHLIQRTG
- a CDS encoding sphingolipid C(9)-methyltransferase (COG:M; TransMembrane:2 (o102-120i132-150o); EggNog:ENOG503NUUX), producing MDAKVDASDAPSAAAAMNLGAQAFGQSTAAPSASAVAASTPAPDAPVANTPAASTLPAGAAPPPTRADGVKYAPGGKVRLTNYPAIRNALLPCEGNGTFSNVQLALLIFFGPAVLLRLIPFVKARWFGWTSYLFLVALLGVPFAILYWTLMSMYGPRVNEKVELPNRPIEYYLDIKDPVLRKQYSGHRKIPMEIFYEAYFDQKIDVKGDLWEVLEYRWDWAAMHFTPNLFKYVLFSMLPDVLLHSSRQDEEQIRDNYDRGNDFHEWFLGPQMIYTSGIISDIHKEESLEQLQDNKLELVCSKLDLKKGDRVLDIGCGWGTLAAFAAKNYGADVTAVTLARHQAEFGNERIAANGLSSDQARVLCLDYRDIPVKEGHYNKIVSLEMAEHVGIRHYSKFLDNVYNLLDDDGVFVFQVAGLRPRWQYWDLIWGLFMNKYIFPGADASCPLNWVINKLENAGFEVRSCDVAGVHYSATIDRWLKNWIKNEAKVKAKYGEKMWRIWLFFLSSSIIIAREGGSSVFQITVTKNLNATHRIEGVESHGNLLPRPNKGKTYQSVYK
- the EDC3 gene encoding enhancer of mRNA decapping (COG:G; EggNog:ENOG503NVYJ), whose product is MPPFAGAVHGPVLTLVFGSAARQHAALARAECFYESEKHANTYLNLEEARDARICKGYEAFNLPTSAIDAWLAAMHAAEGAQDVEEGPWYQGLCTPEEQEVLAYLDTLAPRPTYLVAALVQSAEVALAHERLHALYHLSAPYRTLLDTLWNDLSRPVRAAIEYDLKMRGYKESVWPDELGAYLGVRVTPATKRGDPSLEFGNKCADECRDVRRVLLAKTPAFWREDAGVDEAALELSPAFLDAARAALVVKAPAAPKPAKGQRKPRKK